Proteins from a single region of Kluyveromyces lactis strain NRRL Y-1140 chromosome C complete sequence:
- the ALG5 gene encoding dolichyl-phosphate beta-glucosyltransferase (similar to uniprot|P40350 Saccharomyces cerevisiae YPL227C ALG5 UDP-glucose:dolichyl-phosphate glucosyltransferase involved in asparagine-linked glycosylation in the endoplasmic reticulum), with the protein MEVSKMPFDADLKVLLASCLVGLVLSLYLVVLLLSNNPRKAFANELQYRSIKDGSVVHEPLPNIDDDSSDGIELSVVIPSYNETSRIKIMLEEAISFLQNEMKGKWEIIIVDDGSSDGTSEYCMDLAKNHFKLNDGEFRVVTLEKNRGKGGAVRHGMLHSRGEYLLFADADGASKFSDVAKLLANTKVDAPEVSIGSRAHMVNTDAVVKRTIIRNFLMYSLHALVFIFGIRSIKDTQCGFKLFNRKAAKEIFPKLHTEGWIFDVEILIVALRKNIPINELPISWHEVDGSKMDLARDSINMAKDLVIIRLAYILGIYSDK; encoded by the coding sequence ATGGAAGTAAGTAAAATGCCTTTTGATGCTGATCTGAAGGTGCTTCTAGCGAGTTGCTTGGTAGGGTTGGTACTGAGCTTATACCTAGTTGTACTCTTATTGTCAAATAATCCACGAAAGGCCTTTGCGAATGAGTTGCAATACAGGTCTATAAAAGATGGATCAGTGGTTCATGAGCCTTTGCCGAACATTGATGATGACTCTTCCGATGGTATAGAACTTTCTGTGGTGATTCCTAGCTACAATGAAACCAGTAGAATCAAGATTATGTTGGAAGAAGCTATATCCTTTTTACAAAATGAGATGAAGGGTAAATGGGAGATTATTATTGTCGATGACGGTTCCAGTGATGGGACTTCGGAGTATTGCATGGATTTGGCTAAGAATCACTTCAAGCTTAATGACGGAGAATTTAGAGTTGTTACATTGGAGAAGAATCGCGGTAAAGGAGGAGCAGTAAGACACGGGATGTTGCACTCCAGAGGCGAATATCTATTGTTTGCTGATGCTGACGGTGCCTCGAAGTTCTCTGATGTTGCCAAGCTTTTGGCAAACACAAAGGTTGATGCACCCGAGGTATCGATTGGATCACGTGCTCATATGGTTAACACCGATGCAGTTGTCAAGCGAACAATTATCAGAAACTTCTTAATGTACTCTTTACATGCATTGGTGTTCATCTTCGGTATTAGATCTATCAAGGACACACAATGTGGTTTTAAATTATTTAATAGGAAGGCTGCTAAGGAAATTTTCCCTAAGTTACACACTGAAGGATGGATTTTCGACGTTGAAATCTTGATCGTTGCGTTGCGTAAAAATATTCCAATCAATGAGCTACCGATCTCATGGCATGAAGTTGACGGTTCCAAAATGGATTTGGCTCGTGACAGTATTAACATGGCCAAGGATTTAGTCATCATAAGGTTAGCATATATACTAGGCATATATAGCGATAAATAA
- the SPT21 gene encoding Spt21p (weakly similar to uniprot|P35209 Saccharomyces cerevisiae YMR179W SPT21 Protein required for normal transcription at several loci including HTA2-HTB2 and HHF2-HHT2 but not required at the other histone loci functionally related to Spt10p), with protein MSEQEQVYMTVKVLYTLDNDPNSFLSRSGAVVPVTVEQIPNPNNENTTLKIGAVEAEKVLKQVCQSSPELFPAYDGQQVMDKNVNSVDFNVYVKDICEEDEPFVSLGLLSKLRQESNTEQNYMIGRVCTNFASMLQRSTSQMNSFNGFASKNTLEIKVRFSKVMTRANSRRSSISGNNQPAGLSISAATPVASSAPSPAVPTKARRMPSMNNVRRPSITGSNQSAYSKKKRDTNPMPAPKAVRTQSLPIWNNPGIPRNSIAHKIYMADRSKEQNQPPSDSKQEKKLTYQISSLQQDNSVSKFKVDDSISKRFDFMKKKSSTGKKSNSSSSNTKNNASITTNSKKQKRVHSANSNQETTEENVEMELRAPEIFNKENIPPVESNIEDLLLDLGSSNEEWFQGLFQSPAKKTPNDINTFNGIPIDVDRTSPIDTLSMPLVDLEPNSDGAIQVSTGEQLKKLSLLPNIKKRKLGLADGDTPINDAVALEEDDADEEVIVEDDDATSIMLQFSTSPSIVQDASSSSSKPTVPVILEEDEDQEQSHLLDQAQQKCANQHQKNRNSQLDSDDDFDSKKRSTAMPSSPTAMFQYQIDEPSTESEHDFSNARQKLDQDSTPATQYGFSDDKRLEYSMK; from the coding sequence ATGAGTGAACAAGAACAGGTCTATATGACCGTAAAAGTGTTATACACTCTGGATAATGATCCAAATTCATTTTTATCGAGATCCGGTGCTGTGGTTCCAGTGACTGTCGAACAGATACCAAATCCAAACAACGAGAATACCACGTTGAAAATAGGTGCCGTTGAAGCGGAAAAAGTGTTGAAACAGGTGTGCCAGTCGTCACCCGAACTTTTCCCAGCTTACGATGGACAGCAAGTGATGGATAAGAATGTGAACTCGGTAGATTTCAACGTTTACGTGAAAGATATATGTGAAGAGGATGAACCTTTCGTGTCTTTGGGGTTGCTATCAAAACTGCGACAAGAATCAAATACAGAACAAAATTACATGATCGGACGTGTATGTACGAATTTTGCATCGATGCTGCAACGGTCCACGTCGCAGATGAACTCGTTCAACGGATTTGCCAGCAAAAACACTCTTGAGATAAAAGTACGGTTTTCAAAAGTGATGACAAGAGCGAATTCCAGACGTTCATCGATAAGTGGGAATAATCAGCCTGCTGGATTATCCATTAGTGCCGCAACGCCGGTTGCTTCTTCGGCTCCTTCCCCTGCTGTGCCCACAAAGGCAAGAAGGATGCCCTCGATGAACAACGTGAGAAGGCCATCCATAACAGGTTCCAATCAATCTGCATACagtaagaagaaaagagatacAAACCCAATGCCTGCTCCAAAAGCTGTTAGAACGCAGTCGCTGCCAATATGGAATAATCCTGGCATCCCAAGAAATTCAATCGCTCATAAGATCTACATGGCTGATAGGAGTAAAGAGCAAAATCAACCGCCATCAGATTCCAAACAGGAGAAGAAACTTACCTACCAGATATCCTCTTTACAACAGGATAACTCAGTATCGAAGTTCAAGGTGGACGATTCAATATCTAAACGGTTTGATTttatgaagaagaagagttcAACTGGGAAAAAGAGTAATAGCAGCAGTAGTAATACCAAGAACAATGCTTCTATCACAACAAATTCTAAGAAGCAGAAAAGAGTACATTCCGCCAATTCTAACCAAGAAACCACCGAGGAGAACGTGGAAATGGAACTGCGGGCACCtgaaatattcaacaaagaaaatattccTCCCGTGGAATCGAATATCGAAGATTTGCTTCTAGATTTAGGATCTTCTAATGAGGAATGGTTCCAAGGATTGTTCCAGTCACCAGCCAAAAAGACACCAAATGATATTAACACTTTCAATGGTATTCCCATCGATGTCGATAGAACTTCACCAATAGATACACTCTCAATGCCCTTAGTAGATTTAGAACCAAATTCGGACGGTGCTATTCAAGTAAGTACTGGTgagcaattgaagaagctaTCCTTATTGCCTAAcataaagaaaaggaagcTTGGATTGGCTGATGGTGACACACCAATCAACGATGCTGTTGCATTAGAAGAAGACGACGCAGATGAGGAAGTTATTgtagaagatgatgatgcaACTTCTATAATGTTGCAATTCAGTACTTCTCCATCTATAGTACAAGAtgcctcttcttcaagcTCAAAGCCAACTGTTCCAGTAATTttagaagaagacgaagatcAAGAACAGTCGCACCTACTTGACCAAGCACAACAAAAATGTGCCAATCAACACCAGAAAAACAGAAACTCACAGCTggattctgatgatgattttgattcaaagaagagatcAACGGCTATGCCTTCTTCTCCAACTGCAATGTTCCAGTATCAAATCGATGAACCAAGCACAGAAAGTGAACATGATTTTTCCAATGCCAGACAAAAGCTTGATCAGGATTCTACCCCAGCAACTCAATACGGCTTCAGTGATGACAAACGTTTAGAGTATTCAATGAAATAG
- the NEW1 gene encoding New1p (similar to uniprot|Q7LHP2 Saccharomyces cerevisiae YPL226W NEW1 This gene encodes a protein with an Q/N-rich amino terminal domain that acts as a prion termed [NU]): MPPKKFKSLDEFLEDQAPPKDQTPSPYGGYFKNQGAPAQQRSYTKNYNQGYNQNNGQNYNQNYNQGYNQGYSQGYNQNYNQSYNQGYQGYQGYQGYKSKQQSPSVVSPQGSNTPTPSQSTTSLTSLATNLANMQLSPISEYLSAIGEQTSLVDVKKQIKSIVNVFNEDGNSAKHIEDWKLAETITKFMKPKNPNLVREAGMLLISSLASSFTGKNPQEIFFLPLLPVALDATIDKESTVKRAVQHAIDSIFVAFPIEAQTSVLLPELLKYLTGSAKWQCKLEALKLVDRIREESPNDLLELSFKSTVPILTDMATDFKPELAKQGYKTLLDYVKILDNLDLQPRYDLIVDTLQDPQKVPDCVKSLSSVTFVAEVTEPALSLLCPILTRSLNLSSSSQEQLRQTVIVIENLTRLVNNRIEIEAFIPQLMPGVQRVLDTASLPEVRELAEKALIVLKEDSTDDGKFPGRITLEQAEQYFDQILSKLSGHELLHDTTVKSYLAKILQSDSNVNDWKRLAEFFTMILGEDSAEFIENDIVNVMRSVFHQERKKTDEDEGIEIVNTDFSLAYGSRMLLNKTNLRLLKGHRYGLCGRNGAGKSTLMRSIANGQLEGFPDKDTLRTCFVEHKLQGEEGDLDLVSFIALDPILKDVSKEDISNALESVGFDDYRRSQTVGSLSGGWKMKLELARAMLQRADVLLLDEPTNHLDVANVKWLQDYLLEHTDITSLIVSHDSGFLDTVCTDIIHYENKKLAYYKGNLADFVEQKPEAKAYYTLTNSNAQMHFPPPGILSGVKSNTRAVAKMTDVTFTYPGASKPSLSNVSCALSLSSRVAILGPNGAGKSTLIKLLNGELLPDSGKVEKHPNLRIGYIAQHALQHVNEHKEKTANQYLQWRYQFGDDREVLLKESRKISSDEERKMFEKEIDIGDGRGSRQVEALVGRQKLKKSFQYEVKWKWWLPKYNSWVSKEKLLEEGFDKLVQKFDDHEASREGLGYRELTPSVITKHFEDVGLDSEIANHTPLGSLSGGQLVKVVIAGAMWNNPHLLVLDEPTNYLDRDSLGALAMAIREWTGGVVMISHNNEFVGALCPEQWIVENGTMVQKGIAEIDQSRFEDGGNTNAVGLNVTKTITDDDSPANIKVRQRKKRLTRNEKKAQAERRRLRYIEWLSSPKGTPKPVDTDDEGDDDDE, translated from the coding sequence atgcCTCCTAAGAAGTTTAAGTCTTTAGATGAGTTTTTGGAAGATCAGGCTCCTCCAAAGGACCAGACACCTTCGCCTTACGGTGGGTACTTTAAGAACCAAGGTGCACCAGCTCAGCAGAGATCGTATACTAAGAACTACAATCAAGGGTACAATCAGAACAATGGTCAGAATTATAATCAAAACTACAACCAAGGATACAATCAAGGGTATAGCCAAGGATATAATCAGAACTACAATCAAAGTTACAACCAGGGTTACCAAGGGTACCAGGGGTACCAAGGTTATAAATCTAAACAACAATCACCAAGTGTTGTCTCACCTCAAGGTTCCAACACTCCTACCCCATCTCAGTCGACCACttctttaacttctttaGCTACCAATTTGGCAAATATGCAGCTATCGCCTATCTCAGAATATCTCAGTGCTATCGGAGAACAAACCAGTTTAGTTGATGTCAAGAAACAGATTAAATCCATTGTCAACGTCTTTAACGAAGACGGAAACTCTGCGAAGCATATTGAGGATTGGAAATTAGCGGAAACGATTACTAAATTCATGAAGCCAAAAAATCCCAATTTGGTTCGTGAGGCAGGTATgcttttgatttcatctttAGCTTCGAGTTTCACTGGGAAGAATCCACAAgaaattttcttcttaccaTTATTACCCGTTGCGTTGGATGCTACCATTGATAAAGAATCTACTGTCAAGCGTGCGGTGCAACATGCCATCGATAGTATATTTGTTGCTTTCCCCATCGAGGCACAAACAAGTGTGTTACTGCCTGAATTATTGAAGTACTTGACCGGAAGTGCTAAATGGCAATGTAAGTTGgaagctttgaaattggtTGACAGAATTAGAGAAGAATCTCCAAACGATTTATTAGAATTGAGTTTCAAATCTACGGTTCCAATTCTAACAGATATGGCCACAGATTTCAAACCAGAGTTGGCCAAGCAAGGTTATAAGACTCTATTGGATTACGTCAAGATCTTGGATAACTTGGATCTACAGCCCCGTTATGACTTGATTGTGGACACTTTGCAAGATCCACAAAAGGTCCCAGACTGTGTTAAATCCTTATCCTCTGTCACGTTTGTGGCAGAAGTGACTGAACCTGCTCTATCGTTGCTCTGCCCTATCTTGACTagatctttgaatttgtcatcatcatcgCAAGAACAATTGAGACAGACTGTCAttgtcattgaaaatttgaCCCGTTTGGTCAACAACCgtattgaaattgaagctTTCATCCCACAATTGATGCCTGGTGTTCAAAGAGTGTTGGATACAGCTTCTTTGCCAGAAGTTAGAGAATTAGCTGAAAAGGCTTTGATtgttttgaaagaagattCTACTGATGATGGTAAGTTCCCAGGAAGAATAACCCTTGAACAGGCGGAACAATACTTTGATCAAATATTGTCTAAATTATCTGGCCATGAGTTGCTGCATGATACAACTGTCAAGAGCTATTTGGCCAAAATTTTACAATCTGATTCTAACGTCAACGATTGGAAACGTTTGGCCGAATTCTTCACCATGATCTTAGGTGAAGATTCCGCAGAATTTATAGAGAATGATATCGTCAACGTTATGAGATCTGTTTTCCATCAAGAACGTAAAAAGaccgatgaagatgagggTATTGAAATTGTCAACACTGATTTCTCATTGGCTTACGGTTCAAGAATGTTGTTGAACAAAACTAACTTACGTTTGCTAAAGGGTCATCGTTACGGTTTATGTGGTAGAAATGGTGCCGGTAAATCCACTTTGATGAGATCTATTGCTAATGGCCAATTGGAAGGTTTCCCAGATAAGGATACCTTGAGAACCTGTTTCGTTGAACATAAATTACAAGGAGAAGAAGGTGACTTGGAccttgtttctttcattgCTTTGGATCCTATTCTAAAAGATGTCtccaaagaagatatcTCTAACGCCTTAGAATCCGTTGGTTTTGATGATTACAGAAGATCCCAAACCGTTGGATCGTTATCCGGTGGTTGGAAAATGAAGTTGGAATTGGCAAGAGCTATGTTGCAAAGGGCAGACGTTTTATTGTTAGATGAACCTACCAATCATTTGGATGTTGCTAACGTGAAATGGTTACAAGACTACTTATTGGAACATACTGATATTACTTCCTTGATAGTTTCACATGACTCTGGTTTCCTAGACACCGTGTGTACCGATATCATTCAttatgaaaacaaaaagttgGCTTATTACAAGGGTAATTTGGCTGATTTCGTTGAGCAGAAACCGGAAGCTAAAGCATATTACACTCTAACCAATTCCAATGCTCAAATGCATTTCCCACCTCCAGGTATTTTATCTGGTGTCAAATCTAATACCCGTGCTGTTGCTAAGATGACGGATGTCACATTCACTTATCCTGGTGCTTCGAAACCATCTTTATCCAATGTTTCATGTGCTTTATCTTTAAGTTCTCGTGTTGCAATTCTTGGTCCAAATGGTGCTGGTAAGTCTACTTTAATCAAGCTTTTAAACGGTGAATTGCTTCCAGATTCTGGTAAAGTTGAGAAACATCCAAACTTAAGAATTGGTTACATTGCTCAACACGCTTTGCAACATGTTAACGAGCACAAAGAAAAGACTGCCAACCAGTACTTACAATGGCGTTACCAATTCGGTGATGATCGTGAAgttttattgaaagaatccAGAAAGATCAGCAgcgatgaagaaagaaaaatgtttgaaaaagaaattgacatTGGCGATGGCAGAGGTAGTAGACAAGTGGAGGCCCTTGTTGGTAGACAAAAGCTAAAGAAGTCTTTCCAATATGAAGTCAAATGGAAATGGTGGTTACCTAAATACAACTCTTGGGTCTctaaagaaaaattgttggAAGAGGGTTTCGACAAATTGGTCCAGAAATTCGATGACCACGAAGCTTCTAGGGAAGGTTTAGGTTACCGTGAACTAACCCCAAGTGTCATTACAAAGcattttgaagatgtgGGTTTAGATTCAGAAATTGCCAACCATACACCTTTGGGTTCTCTATCCGGTGGTCAATTGGTTAAAGTCGTTATTGCTGGTGCAATGTGGAATAATCCTCATTTGTTGGTTTTAGATGAACCTACAAATTATTTGGATAGAGACTCCCTAGGTGCTCTAGCTATGGCTATTCGTGAGTGGACTGGTGGTGTTGTTATGATTTCGCATAACAACGAATTCGTTGGTGCACTATGTCCAGAACAATGgattgttgaaaatggtacTATGGTCCAAAAGGGTATTGctgaaattgatcaaagtAGATTCGAGGATGGTGGTAACACAAACGCTGTGGGCTTAAACGTGACCAAAACAATTACTGATGACGACTCTCCAGCTAATATCAAGGTTagacaaagaaagaagagactCACAAGAAATGAGAAGAAAGCTCAAGCCGAACGTCGTAGACTACGTTACATCGAATGGCTATCATCACCAAAGGGTACACCAAAACCCGTTGATACAGATGATGAAggagatgatgatgatgagtaA
- the FPY1 gene encoding flavin adenine dinucleotide pyrophosphatase (similar to uniprot|Q03219 Saccharomyces cerevisiae YMR178W Hypothetical ORF), with protein MSGVNAACLIIGDEVLNGKITDTNSRFFAQYCYKLGINLKEIVTVGDDEDQIVETLRRLSAKNDFVVTSGGIGPTHDDITYESVAKSFNLPVAIDPECKERMHKISSPESRLSEQALKDYYRMATLPQGDSVNNYYMVEDYWVPIVSVENKVFVLPGIPQMFEELLDSLTATVRKLYNLSPTKEEDFRRYFVKTQLSESEISQYLREMQSRANEVSTDIKIGSYPHFGQGFNTVSILGVKKYDGFLRDITQQTIQQLKGEEITEDQERAYSDSR; from the coding sequence ATGTCTGGAGTGAACGCTGCTTGCTTGATCATTGGTGATGAAGTCTTGAATGGAAAGATCACAGATACGAACAGTAGGTTTTTCGCTCAATATTGTTATAAATTAGGTATAAACCTTAAGGAAATAGTCACTGTTGGTGACGACGAAGATCAGATCGTTGAGACTTTACGTAGGCTAAGTGCCAAAAATGATTTTGTTGTAACAAGTGGTGGAATAGGCCCCACTCATGACGACATTACTTATGAATCAGTTGCAAAGAGCTTTAATCTTCCAGTTGCCATTGACCCAGAATGTAAGGAGAGAATGCACAAAATTTCCTCACCAGAGTCAAGATTAAGTGAGcaagctttgaaagattatTACCGTATGGCTACTTTACCCCAGGGAGATTCCGTGAACAACTATTACATGGTCGAAGATTACTGGGTTCCTATAGTTTCAGTTGAAAACAAAGTATTTGTTCTACCAGGGATTCCACAGatgtttgaagaattgtTAGACTCACTTACCGCTACAGTGAGGAAACTATACAATTTAAGCCCGACcaaggaagaagatttcagaAGATATTTCGTAAAGACACAGCTATCGGAGTCAGAAATCTCTCAATACTTGAGAGAAATGCAGTCACGTGCGAACGAGGTCTCCACAGATATCAAGATTGGTTCATACCCACACTTCGGTCAGGGTTTCAATACAGTTAGCATATTAGGCGTCAAAAAGTACGATGGATTTCTAAGGGATATCACTCAACAGACAATACAACAACTGAAAGGGGAGGAAATCACTGAAGACCAAGAAAGAGCGTATTCGGACAGTAGATAA
- the CHP1 gene encoding ribosome-associated Tef1p biogenesis chaperone CHP1 (highly similar to uniprot|Q08971 Saccharomyces cerevisiae YPL225W Hypothetical ORF) codes for MSTFNAETAENLEDIEKQFAVVAVEQAETYWNLITKVPGSKLRLTKYDDEIYEAFQAHFPEFTDLEKLKKFSEDELKTKEAKERWRKFIVLFEKKIDDFNFGTLLRTDCTQEYGQFNTCFAVRIQFYAFEIARNKNGLNDWAVGN; via the coding sequence atgtcAACATTTAACGCCGAAACCGCAGAAAATTTGGAAGACATCGAGAAACAATTTGCCGTTGTTGCCGTGGAGCAAGCCGAAACTTATTGGAATTTGATCACAAAAGTGCCTGGATCGAAGCTACGTTTGACTAAGTATGACGATGAAATTTATGAAGCCTTCCAAGCTCATTTCCCGGAATTCACCGACCTtgagaaattaaagaaattcagcgaagatgaattgaagactAAGGAGGCTAAGGAAAGATGGAGAAAGTTCATTGTCCTatttgagaagaagatcgatgatttcaactttgGTACCCTATTAAGAACAGATTGTACCCAAGAATATGGTCAGTTCAATACATGTTTTGCCGTTAGAATTCAATTTTATGCTTTCGAAATTgcaagaaacaagaatGGTTTGAATGACTGGGCTGTTGGTAATTGA
- the MMT2 gene encoding Mmt2p (similar to uniprot|Q03218 Saccharomyces cerevisiae YMR177W MMT1 Putative metal transporter involved in mitochondrial iron accumulation closely related to Mmt2p) has product MMFVLYGKHLHVAPRVLSSAASNRALLASFHSFAGLRAKEASPENITEPPKKVDSSANDLSKDGTNAQEKLEDNPHFAKLAEDFSSHDHIHLQESETEENDSFKLGSMLTRTPQHANHAHSHGLGNPMLVLSREQFKNNPGVRITWIGLLTNVGLAVGKFTGGVVFHSQALIADSVHAISDLVSDFLTLFSVGLATRKPTNDYPYGYGKVETIGSLAVSSILTTAGLSIGWSSLCAIAGPIVPHAILEFFAAHSHGHGHSHVHAVTDINAAWIAGGSIILKEWIYKATKKVALETKSNVLMANAWHHRVDSLTSLVALVTISSGYLFNIQSLDAVGGLIVSGLVVKAGTQGMVASIKELIDKSLPPTDSRYVEVETMTKEVLSKLISNNNSKKPYRIVDLTVMTSGPNMHANMVLEAPLQRWDNILSVSEFEIVTDHLRSVLYKNIPSLRRLNIEYVEERPELTEEEKLEIEKQKNHGFSPVPETETKASSGGSHSHGHSHSHIDLGGHTHKH; this is encoded by the coding sequence ATGATGTTTGTTCTTTACGGTAAGCATTTGCATGTTGCTCCTCGCGTGCTTTCAAGTGCGGCCAGTAATCGTGCTTTGCTCGCTTCTTTCCACTCTTTTGCCGGTTTAAGGGCTAAAGAAGCTTCTCCAGAAAATATCACTGAACCACCAAAAAAGGTGGATTCTAGTGCCAATGATTTGTCAAAGGATGGCACTAATGCACAGGAGAAATTAGAAGATAATCCGCATTTCGCTAAATTGGCTGAAGATTTCTCTAGTCATGATCACATCCATTTACAGGAATCggaaactgaagaaaacgatTCTTTCAAACTAGGCTCTATGCTGACAAGAACTCCACAACATGCTAACCACGCTCATTCCCATGGGTTGGGTAATCCAATGTTGGTGTTGAGCAGAGAACAGTTCAAGAATAACCCTGGTGTCAGAATAACCTGGATCGGGTTACTGACAAATGTCGGTCTGGCCGTTGGTAAGTTCACCGGTGGAGTTGTTTTCCATTCTCAGGCTTTGATCGCGGATTCCGTTCATGCTATCAGTGATTTGGtttctgatttcttgaCACTTTTCTCTGTCGGTTTGGCTACCCGTAAACCAACTAATGATTATCCGTATGGCTACGGTAAAGTTGAAACTATTGGTTCTTTGGCCGTTTCCTCTATATTAACTACCGCTGGTTTGTCCATCGGTTGGTCCTCTCTATGTGCCATCGCAGGCCCTATTGTTCCCCATGCCATTTTAGAATTCTTTGCTGCTCACTCTCATGGCCATGGTCATTCCCATGTTCATGCTGTCACTGACATCAATGCAGCTTGGATCGCCGGTGGGTCCATCATTTTGAAGGAGTGGATCTATAAGGCTACCAAGAAGGTTGCCTTGGAGACTAAGTCTAATGTCTTGATGGCTAACGCATGGCACCACCGTGTAGATTCCTTAACCTCTTTGGTGGCTTTGGTAACTATTTCCTCAGGTTATTTATTCAACATCCAATCTCTGGATGCGGTTGGTGGGTTAATTGTATCAGGTCTAGTCGTGAAAGCTGGTACTCAAGGTATGGTTGCAtcaatcaaagaattgattgaCAAGTCTTTACCTCCAACTGACTCCCGTTACGTCGAAGTGGAGACAATGACAAAGGAAGTCTTGTCCAAGTTGATCTCAAACAACAACTCCAAGAAACCTTACCGTATCGTAGATTTGACTGTCATGACAAGTGGTCCAAATATGCATGCTAATATGGTTTTGGAAGCTCCATTGCAAAGATGGGATAATATCTTATCCGTTTCTGAATTCGAAATCGTAACTGACCATTTACGTTCTGTCTTATACAAAAATATCCCATCTTTGAGAAGATTGAACATTGAATacgttgaagaaagacCAGAACTgactgaagaagagaagcTGGAGATTGAGAAGCAAAAGAACCACGGTTTTAGTCCTGTTCCGGAAACCGAAACTAAGGCCTCAAGCGGTGGTTCTCATTCTCATGGACATTCCCATTCTCATATCGATCTAGGAGGCCATACCCATAAACATTGA